The stretch of DNA GCTTCTGGTTTGATTCTTACCCAAATTATGTGTAAGGCGATGAACCGTTCGCTGGCTAATGTTCTGTTTAGTGCTTTTGGTACTGGTGGCAGTTCAAGTGCAGGTGTCGCAGCTGGCGCAACCGATCAAACTGTTCACAGCATTGATGCCGAAGAAGGTGCGATGATGTTGGGTTATGCACGTTCTGTGGTAATTATTCCTGGTTATGGAATGGCGGTGGCGCAAGCACAACACGCGGTTCGGGAATTAGCAGATCAATTAGATAGGTTGGGTGTGGAAGTTAAATATGCTATCCACCCAGTTGCGGGAAGAATGCCGGGGCACATGAATGTGTTGTTGGCAGAAGCAAATGTGCCTTATCCCCAACTGTACGATATGGATGATATTAATCCGCAGTTCGATCAAACTGATGTGGCTTTGGTAATTGGTGCAAATGATGTGGTGAACCCAGCAGCGCGTCATGATAGTGCTAGTCCTATTTATGGTATGCCGATTTTAGATGTCGATCGCGCAAAACATACGATCGTTATCAAACGCGGTATGAGTACTGGTTTCGCTGGCGTGGAAAATGAGTTGTTTTATAAGGATAAAACAATGATGCTTTTTGGCAGTGCGAAAGATATGGTTGCTAAATTGGTTTCTGAGGTGAAACAGCTTTAAGAAGTTTTAACCGCACAGACGCAGAGAACGCAAAGAGAAGAGAAGAAAGAGATGGCTTGTCTTGGAAGAAAGATTTTCTGAGGCAAGCTATTTTTTTACTTCTACTCAGATCTTGTATATTATTTAATTTAAACTAAAGGAAGTTCAATCAAAAATTCTGTGCCCACTCCTGGTTCAGAAACACAAATAAGTTTACCACCATGTTTTTCTACAACTATCTGATGGCTAATTGATAAACCTAATCCAGTACCTTTTTTGGCTACCTTAGTTGTAAATAAATAATCAAAAATTTTATTCCGTACTTCTTCTGTCATTCCTAAACCGTTATCTTTAATCCGAATAATGGCACTACTTTGACTATCGCTAACTGATGTATGAATCACAATTTTACCTGGATTTACTTTAATTTCTTCATTAGTGCGCTGCAAACAAGCATCTTCTAAAGCATCAATCGCATTAGCAATTATATTAATAAAAACCTGGTTCAACTGTCCCAAATAACACGGAACTAAAGGTAAATTACCATATTCTTTAATAACTTCTATTTGGGGATGCTTTTCATTTGCTTTCAGGCGATGTTTCAAAATTAATAAGGCACTATCTAAACCTTCATGTATGTCAGATGCTATTTTGGTTGTGGTATCAGTACGGGAAAAAGTTCTCAAAGATACACTAATTTGACTAATTCTTTCCACACCTACTTTCATCGACTCAATTAATTTGGGTAAATCTTCAATTACATAATCTAATTCTACTTCTTCTAGAAGATTTAAAATATCATCGCCTGGAACGGGAAACTGTTTTTGATAAGCATCCAATACTGATAACAAATCTTGTATATATGTTTTTGCATGAGTTAAATTCCCTTGAATAAAACTCACAGGATTATTAATTTCATGGGCAACTCCAGCTACTAACTGCCCAAGGGTAGACATTTTTTCACTTTGAATTAACTGAAGTTGCGTTTGTTGCAGTTCTGATGTTCTTTCTGTTACCCGTTTTTCTAATTCTTGATTTAATTGTTGCAAGGTATCTTCTAATACTGTTTTTTCAGCGATTTTCTCTTGTAAAAGTTGATTTTGATTCGCTAGGGTTTTCGTTAAATTGCGTAATTCTAACTGTACTTTTATACGAGCTAATACTTCTTCTTTTTGAAAAGGTTTTGTAATATAGTCTACTGCACCTAAGCTCAAACCTTTGACTTTTTGTTCGGTGTTAGCAAGTGCTGTCATAAAAATTACGGGAATTTCTGATGTGACAGGGTTGTTTTTTAACCGCGAACAAGTTTCAAAACCATCAATTCCGGGCATCATGATATCTAATAAAATTAAATCTGGGGTAATGTATTCTATTTTTTGCAGCGCACTTTCTCCATCTTGTGCTACTAAAACTTCCAACCCTGCTTCGTCTAAAACGTTAAATATCACACCTAAATTAGTCGGGTTATCATCTACGATCAGTATGGTGTTTTTTGTTAAGAGCAAATTTTTCATAGCGGTTTAGGTTGTGCAATTTTAATGTTGAGTTATGATTCACTAAAAAATATATAAAAATTTTGGAAATATTTAATTTTGAGATGCTTACATATCAATAATTCATGATTTTGCAATTTATTTTATTATTTAAAAGCCGATTCAATTAGTTGAAGAATTGCTTTTTCATTGAATTGTTCGGCAAGTTGTAAGATCCGATCGACTAATGGTTGATATTTTTTATCAATTTTTTCTATCCGTCTTGCTTCATTTTTAATTTTAGCAATATTCCCAATGCGACTTGCTTGATACAATGTATCTAGTTCTTCTAAAGCAGGAA from Phormidium ambiguum IAM M-71 encodes:
- a CDS encoding sensor histidine kinase; translated protein: MKNLLLTKNTILIVDDNPTNLGVIFNVLDEAGLEVLVAQDGESALQKIEYITPDLILLDIMMPGIDGFETCSRLKNNPVTSEIPVIFMTALANTEQKVKGLSLGAVDYITKPFQKEEVLARIKVQLELRNLTKTLANQNQLLQEKIAEKTVLEDTLQQLNQELEKRVTERTSELQQTQLQLIQSEKMSTLGQLVAGVAHEINNPVSFIQGNLTHAKTYIQDLLSVLDAYQKQFPVPGDDILNLLEEVELDYVIEDLPKLIESMKVGVERISQISVSLRTFSRTDTTTKIASDIHEGLDSALLILKHRLKANEKHPQIEVIKEYGNLPLVPCYLGQLNQVFINIIANAIDALEDACLQRTNEEIKVNPGKIVIHTSVSDSQSSAIIRIKDNGLGMTEEVRNKIFDYLFTTKVAKKGTGLGLSISHQIVVEKHGGKLICVSEPGVGTEFLIELPLV